In Neoarius graeffei isolate fNeoGra1 chromosome 9, fNeoGra1.pri, whole genome shotgun sequence, one genomic interval encodes:
- the sona gene encoding serine/arginine repetitive matrix protein 2 encodes MECDVNTGVESGEPTETVRCEDNALRDGSETPRKKNKKHKKHKSKKKRKKKKDEKDSSSESGVESDQESQTKSSMKKEDPSNFESGTCDEDKESAKNSVAEHDDHKVRKTKRHTGKKKKKKRRKEEEKQQRNSSRSRSASTSESESESEHESKLPQALDPSALDRSSPVTALKLSNDSCKDKLFLPDDKKGEVTSKSDHGEEECIKSAWREDKSPQDDHLQTVSREQHNENNIQVANLEKNGSFSKTQELPDIIPKQENVYKEQLLQKNIAEEPHKNQRGKEDKESVSRLRSRSRSDDKSSHSRSRTPVQSSGISARRKAKSQSRDRSVSSSRRNSSTQKRHSRSPSESRRSRSRSVRGRRRKSRSLSGKRRRRSDSRSNTRTKRSRSKSPRRGRRTRSRSVVKLRRSRSRSKRSISRRKNRSRSCSRSARRGRRSQSRSWRRTPPSRTRKSRSRSIRRRRRTRSRSIVILRRSRSRMKRNRRSRSRSRNPRRRSRSCSPLRSRRSKSKSPVRQRRSKSPRRTRSESRSPKRSKRSKSRSRHSKTASPKFSRGAKISKSKRSRSNSPKDTSRSRSNSRGRLSSDRSQSPAKSRSRSLSPSTDQDLPDKHECKEKSESKIEEAPIGVDQTAPTERWKPLMDTHLSPKNSSDDNLEQSELESKNENSSKEYKGTGRQNASRSRSSSSEPLAQDGSSGSDDEEQSDNSRSRTPSPAKNKSGLKPSRVSKSPIRRKRSRSASSTHKARSKSKSVSGRDKSKSPTRKRRSRSSSHSLRKRSTSRSPARRRKSRSRSVTQRGKSRSKSRTRTKRSKSKSPKRKRSKSRSPVRKRRSKSRSPARRKKSKSLEKSKRSKSRSPTRKRRSRSRSRVRHARSKRSRSASRRRRPMFRGHSFDRRDRWKREPSHSPVLILRKRRSTSRTRRSTSKTPPRLTELDKDQLLEIAKANAAAMCAKAGMPIPESLRPKAILQLPLPTPAPAPLSLPLPLPVPNLPMNIPMGIPGMPAIPNMPMNAAVASMTAATMTAALSNMGALAAMPPMPPLPTITNKPPPAPTPNLANIEEVKRKVAQQANSISIKELTEKCKQIAEGKEEMGF; translated from the exons ATGGAATGTGATGTGAACACTGGTGTTG AGAGTGGTGAGCCCACTGAAACTGTTCGGTGTGAAGATAATGCCCTCAGGGATGGCAGTGAAACACCACGAAAGAAAAACAAGAAGCACAAAAAGCACAAAAGTAAGAAGAAGCGCAAGAAGAAGAAGGATGAAAAAGATAGCAGCTCTGAATCTGGAGTGGAATCTGACCAGGAATCTCAAACAAAGTCAAG TATGAAAAAGGAAGACCCATCCAACTTTGAGTCTGGCACTTGTGATGAAGATAAAGAATCGGCAAAAAATTCAGTTGCAG AACATGATGATCACAAGGTCAGAAAAACAAAGCGTCATAcagggaaaaagaagaagaaaaagagacgaaaagaagaagaaaagcaaCAGAGAAATTCTTCTCGTTCACGCTCAGCAAGTACATCTGAATCTGAGTCCGAATCAGAACACGAGTCAAAGTTGCCACAAGCATTGGACCCCTCAGCCTTGGACAGGTCGTCACCGGTGACTGCATTGAAGCTTTCAAATGACAGCTGTAAAGATAAGCTGTTTTTACCAGATGATAAAAAGGGAGAAGTCACTAGCAAATCTGACCATGGTGAAGAGGAATGCATAAAATCAGCATGGAGGGAAGACAAGTCTCCACAGGATGATCATTTGCAAACTGTAAGTCGAGAACAGCACAATGAAAATAACATCCAAGTTGCGAACCTTGAAAAGAATGGAAGTTTTAGCAAAACTCAGGAGCTCCCTGATATAATCCCTAAGCAGGAGAATGTATACAAAGAGCAACTCCTACAGAAGAACATAGCTGAGGAACCACATAAGAATCAGAGAGGAAAGGAAGATAAGGAGTCAGTGTCAAGATTAAGGTCTCGATCACGTTCTGATGACAAATCAAGCCACAGTCGTTCAAGAACTCCAGTGCAATCCTCTGGTATATCAGCACGCAGGAAAGCTAAATCGCAATCCAGAGACAGATCTGTTTCTAGCTCAAGAAGGAACAGTAGTACCCAAAAAAGGCATTCAAGGTCACCTTCAGAAAGTCGCAGGTCACGGTCAAGATCTGTCCGAGGACGAAGGCGCAAATCAAGGTCCCTGTCTGGAAAGCGAAGGCGTCGCTCTGACTCCAGGTCCAATACCAGAACCAAACGGTCCAGGAGCAAGTCCCCACGACGTGGCCGGCGAACAAGATCTCGCTCTGTTGTAAAGCTACGTCGTTCACGGTCAAGGTCAAAACGATCAATTTCTCGTAGAAAGAACCGTTCAAGGTCCTGCTCAAGATCTGCTCGGAGAGGCAGGCGCTCACAATCACGCTCTTGGAGGAGGACCCCACCATCCCGTACACGAAAGTCTCGGTCCAGGTCAATCAGGAGAAGGAGACGAACCCGATCAAGGTCCATTGTGATCCTCAGACGATCCAGATCCCGAATGAAGAGAAACAGACGATCTCGATCAAGGTCTAGAAACCCAAGAAGGCGAAGCAGATCttgctctcccctgcgctccaggcGCTCCAAATCAAAATCCCCTGTTCGACAAAGGAGGTCAAAATCTCCACGTAGGACAAGGTCAGAATCAAGATCTCCGAAGCGCAGTAAGCGGTCAAAGTCACGTTCTCGTCATTCAAAGACTGCCTCGCCGAAATTCAGTAGAGGAGCAAAAATAAGTAAAAGTAAGCGATCAAGATCAAATTCACCAAAAGACACATCCAGATCTAGATCTAATTCGAGAGGAAGACTTTCCTCAGATAGAAGTCAGTCTCCAGCTAAGAGCAGGTCTAGATCTTTGTCACCATCCACAGACCAAGACTTGCCAGATAAACATGAGTGTAAGGAAAAATCAGAGTCCAAAATAGAAGAAGCTCCCATTGGAGTAGACCAAACAGCTCCCACAGAAAGGTGGAAACCATTGATGGATACACATCTATCTCCAAAAAACAGCTCAGATGACAATTTGGAACAATCAGAACTtgaatcaaaaaatgaaaactcCAGTAAAGAGTATAAGGGCACTGGGAGGCAAAATGCATCTAGATCAAGGTCCTCTTCATCAGAACCATTAGCTCAGGATGGGAGTTCTGGGTCAGATGATGAGGAACAGTCTGATAACTCGAGATCACGAACACCAAGTCCAGCCAAAAATAAATCGGGATTAAAGCCCAGCAGGGTGTCCAAGTCACCTATTCGAAGGAAGCGCTCTAGGTCTGCCTCCTCAACCCATAAGGCACGGTCCAAATCAAAGTCTGTTAGTGGTAGGGACAAATCTAAATCTCCTACGAGGAAACGAAGATCTAGATCTTCCTCACACAGCCTGAGAAAGAGGTCAACATCGAGGTCCCCTGCCCGGCGAAGGAAATCACGTTCGAGGTCAGTCACTCAAAGGGGGAAATCAAGATCTAAATCTCGTACCAGAACCAAACGTTCAAAGTCCAAATCTCCCAAAAGAAAACGCTCCAAGTCTAGATCACCAGTACGAAAAAGGAGGTCTAAATCACGTTCTCCTGCTCGAAGGAAGAAGTCAAAGAGTCTAGAAAAGAGCAAACGATCAAAATCTCGTTCCCCTACCAGGAAGAGGAGGTCACGTTCACGGTCAAGGGTCCGTCATGCACGATCTAAAAGATCTCGTTCTGCATCTCGTCGGAGGAGACCCATGTTTCGAGGTCATTCTTTTGACCGTCGAGATCGATGGAAGCGTGAGCCAAGCCATTCTCCTGTTCTCATCCTCCGTAAAAGAAGGTCCACCTCAAGAACGCGTCGTAGCACTAGCAAGACGCCACCACGTCTCACTGAGCTAG ACAAGGATCAGCTATTAGAGATCGCTAAGGCTAATGCTGCAGCAATGTGTGCTAAAGCAGGGATGCCCATCCCAGAGAGCCTTCGACCTAAGGCTATCCTCCAGTTGCCTCTGCCAACTCCCGCTCCAGCCCCTCTGTCTTTGCCGCTGCCTCTGCCAGTTCCCAACTTGCCCATGAACATCCCAATGGGAATACCTGGTATGCCTGCAATACCAAACATGCCTATGAATGCTGCTGTGGCTAGTATGACAGCAGCTACCATGACTGCGGCACTTTCTAACATGGGAGCCTTGGCAGCCATGCCCCCTATGCCTCCACTGCCCACCATCACCAACAAACCTCCCCCAGCTCCTACTCCTAATCTGGCAAACATTGAAGAAGTGAAGAGAAAAGTGGCACAACAGGCTAACAGCATCAGTATTAAGGAGCTGACAGAG AAATGCAAGCAGATTGCAGAAGGTAAAGAGGAGATGGGTTTCTGA